In Desulfosporosinus sp. Sb-LF, the DNA window AAGTCACTGATAATGCTAGCTGCAATCCCCGCCTTTTCTGCCAATTCCTTTTGGCTCCCAATGGTGGCTTTCAGACGAGCTTCTCTCGTTTTTTGCCCAGCATAGGTTACTTCCTTCTCACTCATACCCTCATCCCCCAACGTTCCTTTATTTCACATCGGTAACAGAAAACAGATGAACAGACTTTCTCTATATTCCTTACGCGTATACACGTATATGCTCGCGCTATACCTTTCTCTTCAGTTTGTTAACTTTAATAGGATAAACTCTGTTCCTTCTGTTCCTCATTCCCTGGAACCCTTGGTATATCTGGGTTTTCTTTGGTAACACACCTGGGAACAAAGTGGAACAAGTAGGAACAGGAAGGAACAGACGGGAACAGAGTGCTGCTACATGTTCCGTGGATCGTCAAGATAAGTTTTTCCTTCTGCCTAGTCTGAGAGGAGGGCATCGCCTAGGAATCCACTACTCTCCTATAGGAACGTTGCCGTCCATAAATTTCGAAGCGAATCGCCACCTCATTTCGCTCCCAACCCTCGGCCTTATCTAGAATGCCCCGAATTTCACGTGACTGAGTGTTGGATAGCTGTTTAGGATCTCCGCCAAAGCACTCACACCAAACCTCCATGGCACAGACCCTGCTGCGCTTACGCGTACCCTTATCCCCATTAAAATCACTCGCCAAAAACATCCGCCTGCCACTGAGGTCCAAGCTCTCCCAATTCTTCGGCAGCAGGGTTCCCAGATACTCATACACGATACCCGCTTTGTCGCTTTCCTCGGTATGCTCCGCCTGGACGGTCTTAGCTAACTCCGCCAGCGTGTCCTTGAGGTATAGTTCCTCTCCAGATTTATACGCCTGCACAGCTTCAGCCCAGATCTGATCCACGTTCA includes these proteins:
- a CDS encoding helix-turn-helix transcriptional regulator → MSEKEVTYAGQKTREARLKATIGSQKELAEKAGIAASIISDLERGKRPMSPTWARRIVGVVGVGWADLMD